A window of the Penaeus monodon isolate SGIC_2016 chromosome 11, NSTDA_Pmon_1, whole genome shotgun sequence genome harbors these coding sequences:
- the LOC119578481 gene encoding gastrula zinc finger protein XlCGF49.1-like, which yields MVFENGTRPHFINYRHSAKRGTFPSVLVMLYLNTGHSNNTFVRSLIIKAISSFSVMPRKVKKTLECSLCCKRFSSRSNLNTHSMLHAGVKPFSCDICGQQFSQKGNLLRHSSLHSHKRKLFGCDVCGKHFLHKINLVRHFAEHKRDSSEKRELSGNDIAKTEISLKCNVCGLQFMKIQNLITHLKVRHIQQSTERV from the coding sequence ATGGTATTTGAGAATGGCACAAGACCTCACTTTATAAACTACCGTCATTCTGCCAAACGAGGTACTTTCCCCAGTGTCCTcgttatgttatatttaaataCAGGCCATTCGAACAATACTTTCGTCAGGTCTTTGATCATAAAGGCAATATCATCTTTCTCCGTCATGCCTCGTAAAGTCAAGAAAACCCTGGAGTGTAGCCTGTGCTGCAAGCGCTTCAGCAGCCGGAGCAATCTGAACACACATTCCATGCTCCACGCCGGGGTCAAGCCGTTCTCCTGCGATATATGTGGGCAGCAATTCAGTCAAAAGGGTAATCTTCTGAGACATTCTTCGCTGCACTCCCACAAGAGGAAGTTGTTTGGATGCGACGTTTGTGGAAAACACTTTCTTCATAAGATTAATCTGGTGAGACATTTTGCTGAACACAAGAGGGATTCATCAGAGAAAAGGGAGCTATCTGGAAATGATATAGCCAAGACAGAAATATCTTTGAAGTGCAACGTGTGTGGGCTTCAGTTCATGAAGATACAGAACCTAATAACCCACTTGAAGGTGCGGCACATCCAGCAGAGTACGGAGAGAGTATGA
- the LOC119578482 gene encoding gastrula zinc finger protein XlCGF8.2DB-like, producing the protein MIFMTPYPSPVRERPMNISSVDAIAITSPNPCLSQCGQLDLSARQRPAPKTFHCEIASQRILELSSEALECVSLSGNEVGRAAIEVLRRIPLADARRVCVPPLLSLGKRVAHRKIHTGVVFNGTPVFELHYSRFYLVYSPQDPGMQKIDNDERPLGVFQCDFCRKSFGSNGDLARHLVAHSQEKAYPCEMCGKCFGRKDTLMRHSSLHTESKPFACDICGRAFRQKGNLLSHRLVHTQEKPYGCAVCGKRFGQKSNLVSHSLLHTDEKPFECTVCGKRFVQKSNLKSHATTHTNEKPFECVICGKSFGQRSGLLSHSSVHSKEKPFECSVCDKSFRRRDMLAQHAFVHTGEKPFVCEICEAQFSRKSNLTRHRFAHKTE; encoded by the exons ATGATATTCATGACTCCGTATCCCTCGCCAGTACGAGAACGACCCATGAACATAAGCAGCGTCGATGCAATTGCAATAACGTCCCCGAATCCTTGCCTAAGTCAGTGTGGGCAGCTGGATCTTTCGGCGCGACAACGACCGGCGCCCAAAACCTTCCACTGTGAAATTG CGAGCCAAAGGATTCTTGAGCTCTCATCAGAAGCCCTCGAGTGTGTGAGTCTCTCAGGGAACGAGGTCGGGAGGGCTGCGATCGAGGTCCTTCGTCGCATTCCACTGGCTGATGCTCGGCGAGTTTGTGTTCCGCCGTTGCTGTCTCTGGGGAAACGTGTTGCACATAGAAAAatcc ACACCGGTGTTGTCTTTAATGGAACACCTGTATTTGAGCTACACTATTCCCGTTTCTACCTTGTTTACTCACCGCAGGATCCAGGAATGCAGAAAATTGACAATGATGAACGACCTCTGGGAGTCTTCCAGTGCGACTTCTGCAGGAAAAGTTTCGGCTCAAATGGAGATCTTGCGAGACATTTGGTGGCGCACAGTCAGGAGAAGGCTTACCCGTGTGAAATGTGTGGAAAATGTTTCGGCAGGAAAGATACTTTAATGAGGCATTCTAGTCTTCACACGGAGTCGAAACCTTTCGCTTGTGACATTTGCGGTCGAGCGTTTCGGCAGAAGGGTAATTTACTGAGTCACCGTCTAGTGCACACGCAGGAAAAACCTTACGGATGCGCGGTGTGTGGAAAACGCTTCGGCCAAAAGAGCAACTTGGTTAGCCATTCACTTCTTCACACGGACGAGAAGCCCTTTGAATGCACCGTCTGCGGAAAGCGTTTCGTGCAGAAGAGCAACCTCAAGAGCCATGCCACGACACACACTAATGAGAAGCCCTTTGAGTGCGTTATTTGCGGCAAGAGTTTCGGACAAAGGAGCGGTCTGCTGAGCCACTCTTCGGTGCACAGCAAGGAGAAGCCCTTTGAATGTAGCGTTTGTGATAAGTCTTTTCGACGCAGGGACATGCTTGCTCAGCACGCCTTTGTGCACACGGGGGAGAAGCCCTTCGTGTGTGAGATCTGCGAGGCGCAATTCTCGCGTAAGAGCAATCTAACGAGGCACCGCTTCGCCCACAAGACGGAATAG